One genomic region from Xenopus laevis strain J_2021 chromosome 2L, Xenopus_laevis_v10.1, whole genome shotgun sequence encodes:
- the wbp4.L gene encoding WW domain binding protein 4 L homeolog (The RefSeq protein has 2 substitutions compared to this genomic sequence) codes for MADYWKSQPKKFCTYCKCWIADNKPSIEFHERGKNHKENVTKKISEIKKKSMDKAKEDEKKSKEFAAMEEAALKAYEEDLKRLQGEVPVPVGPTIQQNKARNENKWKEIEAIEKVHAKRQWKKDISQEGYPYYYNTLTGESQWEEPEGFQDKSEESNKGGSGSVWVEGLSEEGFTYYYNTKTGESSWEKPENFVSNLPAENAEKEATNTENKSEEAKEVTDTQSTTGSPAEEKPEPAVIQTSKINFSDKKETQSEIEEEADEEESKQESNQDVVEEQPTPKPPKKVHRKPNPYSVWEAIKEEEDPYENVDLELPNVEYHIPAVPIPELQQEPKMKFKEKSITSLEGSVGGDSFFKKRKLENGKSRNIRRRANDQ; via the exons GGCTGACTACTGGAAATCCCAGCCAAAGAAGTTCTGCACATACTGCAAGTGTTGGATTGCAGACAACAAGCCT AGTATTGAGTTTCACGAGAGAGGAAAAAACCACAAAGAGAATGTCACCAAGAAAATCAGTGAG ATTAAAAAGAAAAGCATGGACAAGGCAAAAGAGGATGAGAAGAAATCCAAAGAATTTGCTGCCATGGAGGAAGCTGCCCTAAAAGCTTATGAAGAAGATCTTAAGAGACTTCAAGGCGAAGTTCCAG TTCCTGTAGGTCCAACAATCCAACAAAACAAAGCCCGGAATGAGAACAAGTGGAAGGAGATTGAAGCAATAGAAAAAGTGCATGCTAAAAGGCAGTGGAAGAAAGACATTTCTCAAGAAGGATACCCTTATTACTATAATACTTTGACTGGAG AATCTCAATGGGAGGAACCAGAGGGATTTCAAGATAAATCAGAAGAGTCCAACAAG GGTGGATCTGGTTCTGTTTGGGTAGAAGGTCTCTCTGAGGAAGGCTTTACATACTACTACAACACCAAAACAGGAG AATCTAGCTGGGAAAAACCAGAGAACTTTGTTTCAAACTTACCAGCTGAGAATGCTGAGAAAGAGGCTACAAACACAGAGAATAAGTCTGAAGAAGCAAAAGAGGTCACAGATACACAATCAACTACAGGATCTCCAGCAGAGGAAAAGCCTGAAGCTGCTGTTATCCaaacatcaaaaataaattttagt GACAAAAAGGAAACACAATCTGAGATTGAAGAAGAGGCTGATGAAGAGGAATCAAAACAAGAATCAAACCAAGATGTTGTTGAAGAGCAACCCACACCAAAACCTCCAAAAAAAGTGCACAGAAAACCAAATCCTTATAGTGTCTGGGAGGCAATAAAAGAGGAGGAGGATCCTTA TGAAAACGTGGATTTAGAGCTTCCAAATGTGGAGTATCACATTCCGGCAGTCCCTATACCAGAACtacagcaggagccaaaaatgaAGTTCAAAGAGAAATCAATCACTTCCCTTGAAGGCTCAGTTGGAGGGGACTCTTTCTTCAAGAAAAGGAAGCTGGAAAATCGCAAATCCCGAAACATACGTCGGAGAGCAAATGATCAGTAA